GCGTCTTACTATCAACAAAGTACGTTTCTATAAAGAGATTGTTATTGATTTTTATCAGGTCCCTGGCTGACTTGAGTGCTACCCGTGCGACTCATATTGTATAGCAGAGGTCACACTCCTCTCTATACCATTTACTATAACCCTCCAATTAACAACTGCAGAAAGCTTGGTCCTCCAGCTATTCGTAGTGTTTCTAAATTATATACGACCGCTGTACAGCGTTTGCAACCAGTACTTTTCGCTTAAACATGCTGATAGAAAGAAATGAGCAACCGTAGCAAACGAATGGCATTATACCGGTACCGATGCCAGTTTTTTCTGCTCCGCTTTTACCAAGGCTACCCAGCTGCGGTTATACTTTCGCTCTATGGGTGAAAGATGTGACCATTCACCAATCATTTCAGCAAACACGCTAGTGGCCTCCTCGATACGGTTGCTTCTTTTTAAGAACAAGCCATACTGGTAGCGGGCTTCAAAATTGCTGAAGCGGGTGTTCATTAGTTGAAACTCTTTTTCAGCCTCCGCTACCTGGCCGCACTGCTCTAAGGCCATAGCAAAAAGCAGATGCCCTTTTGAACGTGTAAACTGAGGTAAACGATAGATCTTTTTAGCTATCGGTAACACTTCTTCATAGCGTCCTTCTTTTGAATAGGCTACAATCAACTGGTACAGCACGTGTTCATTCTCCTCAAAAGCACCGGTGAGGCTAGATTCATACAGAGCAATTGCTTTTCCTGTTTGTCCAGCCGCCAGGTAGGCATCGGCCAGGGCTATGCGATTATGGAAGGTATCCGTAAAGCGTAAGTTCTCTTCTAACTTGCGAATGCTGCCTGTAGGATTCAACACGGCTCCAAGGCCTGCGTTTTGCAACGTGCGACCTGTAAACATTTCGGTAAAGAAATAGGCAATGCAGCCCACCAGTGGCAGAAATACAATGATGTAGATCCATTTTTGCTGGTTGCCTTTACGAATACAATGAAACACACAGAGCGCCTGCAAACCCAGGGTTATGTAATAAAAATAACTATCGAAGAAGAACATAGTACTTCAGCAGCGTTTGGTTTTGAAAGAAGTAGCAATGTACAAAGAAAGTTTTTATGATCTTATCCTCTGTCTATACGTAGTGTTTCTTAAATCATACACGACCTCTGTACTCTGGTTATCATTCAGTATGACAGTCACAAGGGTAAAAAATCAAAAAAATTACCCACGTTCTCCCTATCATGTACCCAAATTGGATCTTTTTACCCTCGTTAATTACCCCCTAACTAGCCCAGCCTGTAAGCGCTACTCAAATTATAATTCGTTGGCCTCAGCCACCTGGCTGGGGCTTTTTTATAACCGCAGATGTGAACGATTAGAGGGATTAACTGATTTATAGATTATGTGTTCTTTTGTATTGAAGGATATTCTTTTAGTCAGAGCAGGTGCCTCCTTCCCTTCGACTGTGCTCAGGGTAAACTAACTCAGGAGCAAGTTACGCCTGACAGTAAGAGGCTTTACAGCGTGTAGTCATTTCCGATTGTTGAACATTGATAATTGAGCATTGAACATTTCCTCCCATCATCCTTCTTCCTTCCTTGTTCCTTGTTCAATATTCCCTCCGTTCCTCTTTTGCTCTGTGCGAACCTTCTTCTGCGTTTATCTGCGTAATCTGTGGGCCACACATTCTCTGTGTCTCTCCCTGTTCCCCGTGTCTCTGTGGTTCCCAGCAGCGCTGGCGCTCCCCTTTAGGGGCTGGGGCATGCTGGGCCTGGTCTTTCGAACACTCGGGATTGGCGACCAGCGGCAACATCGAGGCATAAAAAAAGCAGAAACGTTATTGTTTCTGCTTCTCTGTTGCGAAGCTAGGGATCGAACCTAGGACCTTCGGGTTATGAGCCCGACGAGCTACCGCTGCTCTACTTCGCGATGTGGAGTGCAAATATAGGGGAAACGTAATGTATGTGAAGATAAACTTTCGGTTTTGCTTCATTGTTTGCCACCCATGTCAACTATTGATACTTAAAAAGGAAAGGTACAAGACAGGAAAACTCCGCTTCATCCGTTGCCGACTTTAGGCCAGCCGCATTGGAAGTAATTTTACCAAAACTATTGCCCATGTTAAAGAAGGCGGCTTTCTTACTGATCTATCTAAGCGTTTTTATACCCGTACTGAAAGCGCAAACAAAACCATTGGAAGTGCTTCCTCTAAAAATGATTGGGGTACATACGCTTATTGAATTAAAGATCAATAACAGCAAGCCGCTGAAGTTTGTGTTTGATACCGGTGCAGGCGAAAGTGCGCTTAGCGAAGAGGCGGCAGAAAAGCTAGGACTGAAGAATGAAAAAATAACGAAGGCAATGGAAGGTGCGGGAGCCAGTGCTGAAACCTGGGCTTCGGAAGGCAATCGTATTAATATTGGTAAAACAACGTTAGATAGTGTTACGTTCTGGGTTACTGATCTATCGAACCTTAATCTAAAAGGTGAAAAAGTAGATGGCATTATCGGCTATGATCTTATCAAGAACTTCACTGCTTTAATTGATATCGATAAACAGCAGATTAAACTGTACCCGGCTACTGCCTTCTCTAAAATCAGCAAAGGCACCCCTATTGATTTTACACTGGTAGATAATATTCCTGTGTTTTATGCCACGGTAAAAACCATCAATTCGGCCCCAGTTAGTGGCCAGTTTTTCTTTGATACAGGTGCAGGCCTGGGTGTTGTTTTACACGCTCCATTGGTAACCAAAAACGCGCTTATTGATAAGCTTCCTGTTAAAACCACTTTGAAGTTTTCGGGTTTGGGCGGCGCGTTCAAGGCTTATCAAACAACGCTTGAGTCGGTTACATTTGCCGGTTTTACGTTGAAGGATCTGCCAGGCACGCTGTCTACCGCTACCAGTGGCACAGCCGCTGATTCCATATCTGCCGGCACTATGGGAAACGATATCTTAAGCCGGTTCAATATTTTGATCTCCTACCCCCTACAAAAAATTAGCGTGGTGCCAAATAAGCGTTTTAATAACGCCTTCAACTTTAACGTATCGGGATTGAAGTTGCGGAAAGCGAAGGAAGGATACATTTTTATTGATTATGTAATGGAACAGTCGCCTGCTGAAAAAGCGGGTTTAAAAGTGAACGACGTTATTGTTAGCATGAATGGGAATAATTCTATGTCCTTAGATGAAATGGTGTCTTTATTATCCGTCTCTAACCGTACGATTACGATCCGGGTTAAAAATAAGGAGAACGTGGAGCGGGAGGTGTCGTTACAGACAGAGCGTTTCTATTGACCGCGGATGGAGGAAGGGAAGCTACGAGCCATGAGCTGTGAGCAGGAAGCTTCACGCTACACGCTGCACGCTGCAAGCTAAACAGCCGGGAGAGCGTGAGCGGTGAGGAATGGTCCACAGACGACAGACGACGATCCACAGTAGGAAAGTCGATGGTCAATAAGTCATTGGTCATTGAATGAGTAATGAGTGAGGGATTTCGTGAGACGTGAAATAGAATATAAACAACGATTATAGCAAGCAATACACAAAGCACTCCATTAGTGGAGTGCTTTTTCATTTATCCATTCTCTACTCTCTTTATTGAACATTGAGCGTTGAGCATTGAACATTCCTCCCTCACTTCTTCCTTCATCCTTCCTTGTTCCTTGTTCAATATTCCTTCTTCTCAACCTGTCAACCTAAATCCGCCATCCTCCATCCTCACATCAGCCATTTCTCCTTAATCCCTTAATCTCCCCAAATCCCGGTTCAGACAATATTCTCTGTGCTCCTCCCTGCCCCCTGTGCCTCCGTGGTTCCTCCCTCTCCGCGCCTCGGCGCGCTCTGCGTGAAACCAATTGCGCGAAGCGCTCTTTAAATGAAGGCCTACCTATAGTAAAAAAGCCGGTATAAAACCGGCCTTTCCTATTTACAGTGAGAATGGACTTCGTTAAGCGGATATCTTGCGCACAACAGTATAAGAAGCATTGCTGGCTTCCATATTGTTTGCCGCATTGCTTTCAGCCTCACTATACGAGTTGCCAAAACCAGCGGCATACATGGTTTTTTCGCAGCCCCAGCCAGATATTTTTTTCTTGTAGCTGATAATAACAGCATATGGCTTATAGCCTGTTTTTATTACTACATCGCTAGCCTTAACATCGTTTTGACGGGCAGCTTCGTCACGCACTTGCGAGGTCATATCGCCAATGCTACCACCGGTTCTGTACTCATAGCCAATGGCTGTCTTTACCGTTAACCCATTACAGGCCATATCGCTGTAGGCAAAGCCAATAGCAATGCGATAGTCCTGGGCTTTGGGTTGAGGTTTGAAACTAAAGGCGGGAATAATAGCAATTAGTGATAGCAGCAGGGACAGTTTTGTAGTTTTCATTGAGTTTATTTAAAAGCGTAATTCTTATTTACGGCGGCAATTTGTCGCATTTCCAACAGATAGACAATACCTGAAGTTGGGTAATTGTGCGTACCTAATTTTCCTTCATTTGACCGCGAATTAGATGGAGGGAAGCTGTGAGCTATGAGTTATGAGCTGCGAGAAGGGAAGGGTTGATAGGTTAACAAGTTGATAAGGTGACAAAGAAGGAAGAATGATGAAGGGAGGGAATGTTCAATGCTCAACGGCCTGTGTTCATAAACAATAAGGAAAGAATAGATTATTACAAAAATACACTCCACTTAAAGGAGTGCTTTTCTTTTATAAAGAAGTTGGCAGTTGGCTTGAAGCGTGCAGCTTGTAGCTTGCAGCCTTCCTTTCACGTCTCACGTTTGACGTTTCACATTCCCTCCTTTACAATTCCCCATATAATTTTTAAATTGGCTATATGTTTTACCGAGCCATAAAAGCTGGACTCAAAAACAAAATGCTCGACATTATAGCTCCCTCCCGTTTTTATTGGGAACAACCCGGCCATTGTCCCTGTTGTGATCGTGATACTGTATTTGTGGCCAGGCACCAGTGGCTGCGGGATCAATTTCAATGCACCAATTGCTGGTGTATTCCGCGGGAAAGAGCCTTGATGGTGACCATAGAAAAACACTTTCCTAACTGGAAGGCGTTGTCCATCCATGAATCATCTCCTATTGATAAAGGCGCCTCAAAGAAGCTTAAAGACAACTGCCGCCATTATACCGTTTCCCAGTATTTTCCAAATGATCCATTTGGCAGCCTGGTCAATGGTGTTCATAATGAAGATCTGGAAGCACAGACCTTTGCAGATGAATCCTTTGACCTGGTAATTACCCAGGATGTATTTGAGCATCTCTATGCCCCTGCAAAGGCCTTTAAAGAGATAGCCCGCACGCTTAAAAAAGGAGGCGCTCATATTTTTACCGTCCCTATCATTAACCGGTTTCAGCCTACCGAAGTTTGGGCCAGCAAGGGCGCCCATGGAGAGCCTGTTTTTTTAAAAGATCCTGAATGGCATGCCAACCCGGTAGATGCCAAAGGATCGCCGGTAACCATTCATTGGGGTTATGATATTGTAGATTTTATAAAGGTGCATTCCGGACTGACTACTTCTATAGAATATATCGATGATCTGTCGAAAGGCATACGAGCGGAGTTTAGAGAGGTACTCGTAAGTAAGAAGATGTAGGACCGCTGATTAATAGGGATTAGTAAGATTGACAGGATTACAGTCCTATAATTGTCTTTTCCTTTTCGGATTTAAAAACAGGTATTTGGAATTTGACTATTGGAATTTCTCTACTCGTATTTTCTCTTTACTTGCTTTTCGGATTTGGACGCTGTACTTTGTATATACAAAACAGTTGTACCATATGAAGCGCATCTCCCTTCTTGTTATAATCGTATTCACTACTCTTGTTTCTCATAGCCAAACAAAGATCAAGTTGGAAGAAATAAGCCAGCACATTGGCGACAGTGTGCAGGTGAGTGGCAAGATCTTTAGCGGCAAGTGGCTGCAAGGAGCTACCAACCGACCTACCCTACTGAATATGGGCGCCCTTTATCCCAACCAGTTGCTTACCGTAGTGATCTGGGGCAAAGACCGCATGAACTTTGACTATCCACCCGACAAAGAATTGATCGGAAAAGAAGTACGCTTAACCGGCAAATTGGAGTTGTATAATTCCAAACCGCAGTTGGTGTTATACAGCCAGGAGCAGGTGGCTATTGAAAGCAATTAGCTGATTAGCGGATGAAGAGAGAGAATATCGAACAAGGAACAAGGAAGGATGAAGGAAGAAGGGAGGGAATGTTCAATGCTCAATCCTCAACGATCAATGGTCAATGAAGAGAGAAAGAATCAATTTAAATAGAAAAGCACTCCGCCAGGGGAGTGCTTTTGTTTTATAGACAGTTCCTTATTCTTCTAAATCCTGTTAATCCATTTTTAATCCCACTAATCCGCGGTCCTCCTTTTCTCCTTTCCTCTGTGCGAAACCTTCTCTCCGCGTCTCTGCGCCTCTGCGTGAAACCCGCTGCTTGCAGCGCTCACTTACTACTTTCCCGGCTGATACTGCCGCATGGCATGTTTCTGCACATCGGTTTTGTAGTAGTAAATGTCTTTGAACTTACCGGTCAGGTAACCATCGGCCTGGTCGTTATAATGTTTGGAATTAGGATC
This genomic interval from Flavisolibacter tropicus contains the following:
- a CDS encoding aspartyl protease family protein, which gives rise to MLKKAAFLLIYLSVFIPVLKAQTKPLEVLPLKMIGVHTLIELKINNSKPLKFVFDTGAGESALSEEAAEKLGLKNEKITKAMEGAGASAETWASEGNRINIGKTTLDSVTFWVTDLSNLNLKGEKVDGIIGYDLIKNFTALIDIDKQQIKLYPATAFSKISKGTPIDFTLVDNIPVFYATVKTINSAPVSGQFFFDTGAGLGVVLHAPLVTKNALIDKLPVKTTLKFSGLGGAFKAYQTTLESVTFAGFTLKDLPGTLSTATSGTAADSISAGTMGNDILSRFNILISYPLQKISVVPNKRFNNAFNFNVSGLKLRKAKEGYIFIDYVMEQSPAEKAGLKVNDVIVSMNGNNSMSLDEMVSLLSVSNRTITIRVKNKENVEREVSLQTERFY
- a CDS encoding class I SAM-dependent methyltransferase; this translates as MFYRAIKAGLKNKMLDIIAPSRFYWEQPGHCPCCDRDTVFVARHQWLRDQFQCTNCWCIPRERALMVTIEKHFPNWKALSIHESSPIDKGASKKLKDNCRHYTVSQYFPNDPFGSLVNGVHNEDLEAQTFADESFDLVITQDVFEHLYAPAKAFKEIARTLKKGGAHIFTVPIINRFQPTEVWASKGAHGEPVFLKDPEWHANPVDAKGSPVTIHWGYDIVDFIKVHSGLTTSIEYIDDLSKGIRAEFREVLVSKKM